The DNA segment CCGTGATGGTTGCCCCAACTGTAGGTATCAACCCATTTGATCCTGTATGGATTGCAACATTGGTAGGTATCGTAACACTAAGTTCTGCGGGTGTTGCAGGCGTCGGTGGCGGTGCAACCTTCGCTGCGCTGATAGTATTGCCAGCAATGGGCCTGCCGGTCACACTGGTCGCGCTGCTGATTTCCGTTGAGCCTCTGATAGACATGGGGCGTACTGCGCTGAACGTCAGTGGTTCAATGACCGCCGGTACCATCACCAGCCAGATCCTGAAACAAACCGATAAAACGGTGATGGATTCGGAAGAGACGGCTGAACTGGCACACCGCTAAGTTCTCGACGTTTAAAAACAAAAAACCGAAGCCTGGGCTTCGGTTTTTTTATGCGTCACTGCTCTGTGCAAAGTTTAATAATCAGAACGGGTAGTCGTGGAAACCAATCTGCTCTGAAATATTGCGTGCCGCCGTGTGTAGCATAGCAACGTAGTCAGTCTTACTTTCTTCAGAGAAACGAATAGTCGGGAAGGAAATACTCAATCCCGCAATCACCACGCCGAAGCGGTCAAAAACCGGCACAGCGATACAACGAAGTCCCTGCTCCTGCTCTTCATTATCCTCACCGTAACCTTGCACACGCACCTGATCCAGCGCCGTCTGTAAATCAGCGGCATTCATAATGGTGTTTTCAGTACTGCGGGTAAATTCAATTTCCTGCAACAGCGCACTAACTTCAGCTTTATCGCCCCACGCCATCAGCACTTTACCAATAGCGGTGGTGTGCAGCGGGTTACGGCGACCGATACGGGAATGCATACGCAGGTTATACATTGAATCGATTTTGTGGATGTAAACAATGCCGTCTTCATCCAGCGCGCCTAGGTGGATAGTTTCACGCGTCAGACGGGACAATTCACGCATCTGAATATCAGCACTGCGGATCAAATCGACGTTTTGCAACGCCTTCGCGCCCAGTTCAAACAACTTGAGGGTCAGCGAGTATTTTTCTGATTCCCCTTCCTGCGCGACGTATCCCAAAGATTTCATCGTCTGTAAGAAACGATACACCGTGCTTTTTGACATCATCACGCGTTGAGAAAGTTCAGTGATACCAATCTCGCGCTCTTCGCCCAGCGCCTGCAAAATACCAAAAACTTTCAGGACAGAGGAAACGGAATCGGGTTGCTTATCAAGATCTGCGATAGCCATAGAATGAATTACCTGCTCGCGTTGGTTTTGTTTCAAAAAAAATAGAACGTAGTTTTTATTATAGTGGCAAGCATCACACAGAAGCAATCAGGGGATTGAACGGCAATGTAAGAACTGTTAACCCCGTTTCAGAATCTGCATCACCCCATTAAATCGTCACAGACTGTGACTGTTGTCACTTTAGGTTGATTAGCGTAGTAATATTACCCTCATTGATGACAACGTGCTGCAGACCATATGACGACGACTACAATACCCAATGACGGGCTTCCCGTTCCCCAGCGATACGGGGCGATTCTGGCTATCGCTCTGGGCATCACCGTTTCCGTGCTTGATGGCGCTATTGCCAATGTCGCTTTGCCGACGATTGCTAATGATTTCCACGCAAGTCCGGCAGCGTCTATTTGGGTGGTGAACGCCTACCAGTTGGCGATTACCATCTCGCTACTTTCTCTCGCCTCATTAGGGGATATTTTCGGTTACCGTCGTATCTATCAAACGGGTCTGCTGGTGTTTAGTATTACGTCGCTGTTTTGCGCGCTGTCGGACTCACTGACCACGCTGACTATCGCCCGCGTATTGCAGGGATTCGGCGCAGCGGCAATCATGAGTGTAAATACAGCGCTCATCAGGATTATCTATCCGCAACGCTTTCTGGGGCGAGGCGTGGGGATTAATGCACTGATTGTTGCTGTCTCGTCTGCCGCCGGGCCGACTATCGCCGCAGGGATCCTGTCGGTAGCCTCATGGCAGTGGCTGTTTGCCATCAACGTCCCTATCGGGATTGCCGCCCTGCTGCTTGGGTTAAAGTTTCTTCCTCCGAACTCGACGCGTAGCCAGGGGCAACGATTTGATTTTACCAGCAGCGTAATGAATGCCCTGACCTTTGGGTTGCTGATCATCGCCATCAGTGGTTTTGCTCAGGGCCAGAATCATATGCTGATTCTGGGGGAAGTGGTTGCATTGCTGATTGTTGGCTGGTTCTTTGTGCGCCGTCAGCTCTCTCAACCTTTCCCTCTGCTGCCGGTGGATTTGCTGCGTATCCCAATTTTCAGCCTGTCGCTGGGCACGTCACTTTGTTCCTTCAGCGCGCAAATGCTGGCATTCGTTTCACTGCCCTTCTTCTTGCAAAATACGCTCGGACTGAATTCGGTGGATACCGGTTTACTGCTGACACCGTGGCCGCTGGCGACTATGGTGATGGCACCGATTGCAGGACGTCTGGTCGAGCGTTATCACCCCGGAATGCTGGGTGGTATCGGGCTTATCGTCTTTTCTTTCGGACTGTTTTCACTTTCCTTGCTGCCACCGGAGCCTTCACATCTGAACATCATCTGGCGCATGCTGCTGTGCGGCGCAGGATTCGGTTTATTCCAGTCGCCGAATAATCACACCATCATTACCTCGGCGCCACGTAACCGTAGTGGCGGTGCCAGCGGTCTGCTGGGCACCGCGCGCCTGTTAG comes from the Enterobacteriaceae bacterium Kacie_13 genome and includes:
- the kdgR gene encoding DNA-binding transcriptional regulator KdgR, with protein sequence MAIADLDKQPDSVSSVLKVFGILQALGEEREIGITELSQRVMMSKSTVYRFLQTMKSLGYVAQEGESEKYSLTLKLFELGAKALQNVDLIRSADIQMRELSRLTRETIHLGALDEDGIVYIHKIDSMYNLRMHSRIGRRNPLHTTAIGKVLMAWGDKAEVSALLQEIEFTRSTENTIMNAADLQTALDQVRVQGYGEDNEEQEQGLRCIAVPVFDRFGVVIAGLSISFPTIRFSEESKTDYVAMLHTAARNISEQIGFHDYPF
- a CDS encoding MFS transporter; protein product: MTTTTIPNDGLPVPQRYGAILAIALGITVSVLDGAIANVALPTIANDFHASPAASIWVVNAYQLAITISLLSLASLGDIFGYRRIYQTGLLVFSITSLFCALSDSLTTLTIARVLQGFGAAAIMSVNTALIRIIYPQRFLGRGVGINALIVAVSSAAGPTIAAGILSVASWQWLFAINVPIGIAALLLGLKFLPPNSTRSQGQRFDFTSSVMNALTFGLLIIAISGFAQGQNHMLILGEVVALLIVGWFFVRRQLSQPFPLLPVDLLRIPIFSLSLGTSLCSFSAQMLAFVSLPFFLQNTLGLNSVDTGLLLTPWPLATMVMAPIAGRLVERYHPGMLGGIGLIVFSFGLFSLSLLPPEPSHLNIIWRMLLCGAGFGLFQSPNNHTIITSAPRNRSGGASGLLGTARLLGQTTGAAMVALMFNLFPAHGTHASLILAGMLAGTGALVSLLRMTQKTSSQKAAENMKS